A single region of the Brachypodium distachyon strain Bd21 chromosome 3, Brachypodium_distachyon_v3.0, whole genome shotgun sequence genome encodes:
- the LOC100840025 gene encoding uncharacterized protein LOC100840025, protein MDARAPRHQRLRTPRGPPTPNHPRNPSTPGQNPSRSPAAAPRSVATAMEDDAITMLMDIDDSPRSASGAGFLDDDDEGDLLHSHRVGFRGNEVRGPLPFAGFFNTFDGADFDDSDLA, encoded by the coding sequence ATGGACGCGAGGGCGCCCCGCCACCAGAGGCTCCGCACCCCGCGCGGCCCACCGACGCCCAATCACCCTCGCAACCCCAGCACGCCCggccaaaaccctagccgctcccccgccgccgccccgcgctccgtcgccaccgccatgGAGGACGACGCCATCACGATGCTCATGGACATCGACGACTCCCCACGCAgcgcctccggcgccggcttcctcgacgacgacgacgagggggATCTGCTCCACTCCCACCGCGTCGGCTTTCGCGGCAACGAGGTGCGGGGCCCACTCCCCTTCGCTGGCTTCTTCAACACCTTCGACGGCGCCGACTTCGACGACTCCGACCTCGCCTGA